One Chloroflexota bacterium genomic region harbors:
- a CDS encoding alpha-glucosidase/alpha-galactosidase encodes MTRITFIGAGSTVFAKNLLGDILSFPELAESTITLFDVDAGRLAETEVLARAAARGLAASPTIETTTERRAALDGADYAINMIQVGGYEPATVTDFEIPKKYGLRQTIGDTLGIGGIMRGLRTIPVMLEMCREMEELCPDVLHLNYVNPMAMNTWALNRASSVKTVGLCHSVPHTAGELALDLGIPAEEICYLVAGINHMAFYLKLERNGEDLYPALHRVLAEGRIPAHNRVRYEMFKRLGYFVTESSEHFSEYVPWFIKRDRPDLIERFNIPLDEYLYRCQVQIQAWDIAQERRADGKTLTTDEILAAVDGIPIMPTAAQSIARTYSDLDKLELSGEYGALIIHSIETGQPRVIYGNVENNGLIDNLPQGCCVEVPCLVDNNGVQPTRIGALPPHLAALMQTNINVQNLTVEAALTGRREHIYHAAMLDPHTSAELDLDQIWSLVDELITAHGNCLPKFK; translated from the coding sequence ATGACCAGGATCACCTTTATTGGCGCGGGCAGCACGGTTTTTGCCAAAAACTTACTGGGCGATATTCTCAGCTTCCCCGAATTAGCAGAATCCACCATCACGCTTTTTGATGTGGATGCCGGGCGGCTCGCCGAAACCGAAGTGCTGGCTCGCGCCGCGGCCCGGGGGTTGGCTGCCAGCCCCACAATTGAAACCACCACCGAGCGCCGCGCCGCCCTCGATGGCGCCGATTACGCCATCAACATGATCCAGGTCGGCGGCTACGAACCCGCCACGGTAACCGATTTCGAAATCCCCAAAAAATATGGCCTGCGACAGACGATTGGCGACACCCTGGGCATTGGCGGCATTATGCGCGGGCTGCGCACCATCCCCGTGATGCTGGAGATGTGCCGCGAGATGGAAGAACTCTGCCCGGATGTGCTGCATCTTAATTATGTGAATCCGATGGCGATGAACACCTGGGCGCTGAACCGGGCCAGTTCTGTAAAGACGGTTGGCCTGTGCCATAGTGTGCCACACACCGCCGGAGAGTTGGCGCTGGATTTGGGGATTCCCGCCGAGGAGATTTGCTACCTCGTTGCCGGGATCAACCACATGGCCTTTTATCTCAAGCTGGAACGCAACGGCGAAGACTTGTACCCTGCGTTGCACCGCGTACTCGCAGAGGGGCGAATACCCGCACATAACCGCGTGCGCTATGAGATGTTCAAGCGGCTGGGCTATTTTGTCACCGAATCGAGCGAGCATTTTAGCGAATATGTGCCCTGGTTTATCAAGCGTGATCGGCCTGATTTGATCGAGCGTTTCAACATCCCCCTTGATGAGTATCTTTATCGCTGTCAGGTACAAATCCAGGCCTGGGATATAGCCCAGGAACGACGTGCGGATGGTAAAACCCTGACAACCGATGAAATTTTGGCGGCGGTTGATGGCATCCCCATCATGCCGACCGCGGCCCAGTCTATCGCGCGCACCTACAGTGATTTAGACAAGTTGGAACTCAGCGGCGAATACGGCGCGCTCATCATTCACAGCATCGAAACCGGTCAGCCGCGTGTAATTTACGGCAATGTTGAAAACAACGGCCTGATTGACAATTTGCCGCAGGGTTGCTGCGTGGAAGTGCCGTGTTTGGTGGATAACAACGGGGTGCAGCCCACGCGCATCGGAGCGCTGCCCCCTCATCTCGCCGCGCTCATGCAGACCAACATCAATGTGCAGAATCTCACCGTGGAAGCAGCCCTCACCGGGCGGCGCGAGCATATCTATCACGCTGCCATGCTCGATCCACATACATCCGCAGAATTAGACCTCGATCAAATCTGGTCTTTGGTAGATGAGCTAATCACCGCCCACGGAAACTGTTTGCCGAAATTTAAGTAG